Below is a genomic region from Mycolicibacter hiberniae.
CCGCCGCGGTGCTCTTCCGCCGGACCTCGACGACGACGTCGGCGTCGACCTCATGTTCCAGATGCAGGTGCAGATTGGCCAGCATGTCGCAGAACAGCGGGTCTGCGACCAATCCGCTGGTCAGGGTGGTCGCGACACGTGCCGGGGACATCGGGCCGGGCTCGCTCAGTGCCGTGCAGACGTGGGATTCCCAGCGTTCCCAGCTCTCGGCCGCCAGCCGGAGCAGTACTTCCTTATGGGAGCTGAAGTAGCGCCGTACCGCCGAATAGTGCACTCCGGCGCGACCGGCGACAGCCGTCAGCGTCACCGACGCGACTCCGGTCTCGGACGCGACCGATCGGGCTGCCTCCATCAGCGCTTCGGCCCGCTGGCGCTTCTTCTCCTCGCTGCGGGCGCGTTGGAAGGTCGCCTGACGCACAGCGACGAGGATAACGCACACGATGTGCGTTGCAGGTCTCCGCGGAAGTGCTGTAGCGTGCGCTT
It encodes:
- a CDS encoding TetR family transcriptional regulator, producing the protein MRQATFQRARSEEKKRQRAEALMEAARSVASETGVASVTLTAVAGRAGVHYSAVRRYFSSHKEVLLRLAAESWERWESHVCTALSEPGPMSPARVATTLTSGLVADPLFCDMLANLHLHLEHEVDADVVVEVRRKSTAAGLAMADAIERALPSLGKEGALDLLLASYSLAAPLWQIAHPSADLADAYALEAQVPPDWNLNFTTALTRLLTATCIGLLSSPK